The proteins below come from a single Miscanthus floridulus cultivar M001 chromosome 1, ASM1932011v1, whole genome shotgun sequence genomic window:
- the LOC136503479 gene encoding calcium uniporter protein 2, mitochondrial-like produces MAFHRTMARCLWAGKNAAASGAGAAIPTPPAPHPPARRSLPAVNDCPTLAFLRPKPTAVGYATATVPLPAHCFPALPVGDHLFHRLQLDGLLPPVSTTTRPPPEHAGVTVEQARKVARAAEMEVARARLRSNAQTVVSGSEFAALCVDIAGGVEGGRRLARALDESGGVIVLGDAVFLRPDMVAKAIGSILPGKQQLQQAPRAGDGSEARKRELEAMEAQKAAIDADAAAAVRRELWCGLGLLATQTLGFMRLTFWELSWDVMEPVCFYVTSLYFMSGYAFFMRTATEPSFEGFFRSRFASKQRRLMRARGFNVHRYNALRKGKGLVPLGDPDACRHVSHVQ; encoded by the exons ATGGCGTTCCACAGAACAATGGCACGGTGCCTATGGGCAGGCAAGAACGCGGCCGctagcggcgcgggcgcggccatTCCCACGCCTCCCGCTCCCCATCCCCCGGCACGGCGGTCTCTGCCGGCCGTGAACGACTGCCCGACGCTCGCATTCCTGCGGCCGAAGCCGACCGCGGTCGGGTACGCCACAGCGACCGTCCCGCTCCCGGCGCACTGCTTCCCCGCCCTCCCCGTCGGCGACCACCTCTTCCACCGCCTCCAGCTCGACGGCCTTCTCCCTCCCGTGAGCACGACGACGCGGCCGCCACCGGAGCATGCGGGCGTGACGGTGGAGCAGGCGAGGAAGGTGGCGAGGGCGGCCGAGATGGAGGTGGCGCGGGCGAGGCTGAGGTCCAACGCCCAGACCGTCGTGTCCGGCTCGGAATTCGCCGCGCTCTGCGTCGACATTGCCGGCGGCGTCGAGGGCGGCCGCAGGCTGGCCCGTGCGCTCGACGAGTCCGGCGGCGTCATCGTCCTCGGCGACGCCGTCTTCCTCCGCCCCGACATG GTCGCGAAGGCCATCGGAAGCATCCTCCCGGGGAaacagcagctgcagcaggcgcCGCGCGCCGGAGACGGGAGCGAGGCGCGCAAGCGCGAGCTGGAGGCCATGGAGGCGCAGAAGGCGGCGATCGACGCggacgcggccgcggcggtgCGGCGCGAGCTGTGGTGCGGGCTGGGCTTGCTGGCGACGCAGACGCTGGGGTTCATGCGGCTCACCTTCTGGGAGCTGTCGTGGGACGTGATGGAGCCGGTGTGCTTCTACGTCACGTCGCTCTACTTCATGTCCGGCTACGCCTTCTTCATGCGCACCGCCACGGAGCCGTCCTTCGAGGGCTTCTTCCGGAGCCGCTTCGCGTCCAAGCAGCGCCGCCTCATGCGCGCGCGCGGGTTCAACGTCCACCGCTACAACGCCCTGCGGAAGGGGAAGGGGCTCGTTCCTCTCGGCGACCCCGACGCGTGTAGGCACGTCAGCCATGTACAATAG